The nucleotide sequence CAGGGTGgagggcctggggaccccagctagacgggggagcgaggagggagtggTACCGATTGGTGTGGGGCAGGGGCACCTCTGCTCCACACCACCCTCGGGCTGGGGCCCAGGGCCCGGTGGCCTCTCTGGAGGTCATTGTAAGGTCCAGGGATGATGGCCTAGTAGCGGCCAACCTTCGCGTCCCCGATGGCGCCCCAGACATCAAAGACGAACTCGTCAGGGAAGGCGAAGTCACCAAGCCGCTCGTCCAGGGCTTCGGCCAGTTCATCCGGGTTCTTTTTGTCCTTGCCTAACTCCACCATGGTGGCCGCCAGTTCTGTGTCCCTGATGCCCATGTAACTCTCCAGCAGGTCGTCCACTTTCTCGATTGCCTTCTCCTCAAAGGCCGAGGGCAAATCCTCCACAGTGGCTGGGCCCCGGGATCGAAGCCGCAGGGTCCCTCGGCCAGTGCCTACTGATGGGCCGGAGCCAGGGCGGCCACCCCCTGAACGCTGGCTGATCATGTCAAAAGCCTTGCGGGGCTCTGTGAGCTTCAGGGTGAAGGTTCGGCCTCGGGGCAGCTCCTTGAGCAGCCGGGCCACCTCGTAGTGCCGGCAGCCTAGCAGGCTCTGCCCGTTGATGGCCTCAATCATGTCGCCCACACTGATGAGCTGCATGTGGTCGATCACGCTGCCTTCCTTGATACGCTTGATGAAGGCGTAGCCAGCCCCATTGTCTGTGATGGTGAGTCCCAGAGCCTCCTCCGACTTGAATACTTCCACCTCTTTGCGTTGCCCCTTGACGTGGGCGAAGATGAAGTCCTCCAGCCCGATCTGTCCCCCCAGCAGCTTGTCCATGTCCACTTTGTGGGTGTTGAGGGTGCAGAACATTACCTCGGCTGCCGGCAGTCGGAAGGCCTCCGCAATCTTCCCGTACAGCTCCTTGACGTTGGTGAAGCCCTCGATGCGGCCGGTGGGGCTGCCGTGGGCCAGCTGGGTGTGGAAGACGAGGCGGGGCCGCAGGGCTGGCGGAGGGGGCGGTAGGCCCATCTGgggaccccctcccccagccccgcccAGGAGCCCCGGCTCGCCCACGCCCAGCCCGCCCCGGCCGGGCTCGGCCTCCTCATTTTCCACCAGAGGTGGTGCCTTTTTCCGCCGCCCGAGTCCCAGTGGCATGAGCAGCGAGCAGAACAGCTATCCCGAGCAAATCACTTCACTTCCCAGGGTCTCTGCTTCCTCATCTGCGCCGCCGCGGCCCCACGCACGCCCCGCTCGGCCCTCCCTCTTTATATTTCTTAACCGTAAAATTACGCCTATCAAACCCATGATTAGTTTGGGGGGGCTGGCTCCCCCCAAAAgtaagtgtttcaaatcctcttaactttcagcaagaaaagttGTGTGATCTTGCAGCTTATTAATGAGTATTCTTCAACATATGACTGTGCCTTCTTGTTCAATAGTGCTGTCTCTCAGCTATTTGTTAGCATACAGAATGAACAAATATGGTCAAAGTATACAACTCTAATTTATGTATTTCTGATTGTATACCATGTAGGATCTCTGGTAACACAGTGGTTAGTAATTGGGCTCTGGTCTGTGAGGTTGGGAGTTGAACCAACCAGATGAGGTTTTAtacctccagtaaagagttatagtctcagacacccacaggggcaatactatcctgtcctatatggtGGCTAAGAATCAGCATACAATcaattgagggcagtgagtttcagcCTTCTCTTGTTTTGTTCCATAACTGGTGTTTTCCATGTGTATAGATTTTGCAAGAGTGTAATTAATGCTCTAAATTTACATTCTTCACATTGTTTCCCTTAATATGTTGTAATTTACAGAGTTGAACACCTCTgcctagccaataaaacacatgtgATCCTCTTTCTGGCCACCTCTCTTCTCAATATGCATGTAATTTAATAAAGAATAACTCTACACAACAAGTGTTTCATAAATGTTTGCTAAAGAATATGGTGagctttttgtttgcttattgATTTGGCTGCCTAAATTCCTTACAAATTCtgatatgattaaaaataaataaatagatggataAGCAAATAGATAAccattaccattgagtcaattctgactcatagcgaccctttgtagggtttctgagattgtcaacTTTTGAGTCTAGAAGGTGgcatctttctctcgcagagagactgctggatttgaaccaccaccctTGCTTTAGCAGTCCATACTTCCTCCATGGAAGCATTATGTACTTCTGGCCTTGTCTAAAAATTTTAGTTTCATTTCCAGAAAATAGTGACATTACAACTATCTAATGCCTTCCCATGTCAATGATCCTGCCAAGACTTTGTCCTAAAGAACTGAAAGAATCAGCTATACTTATTGTTTAGATATTTGAGAATGACTCTGTCTATTAGTGAGACAAGACTAATTAAAGTATTTTTATCATGTTTCCCCTATTGTTTGTCTAACTTAAGCTTTAATTGGACAATTTACTCTATTAGACAATGACCTTGGGCATTGTGGTTGGTTTTAGCAGTCCATTCTCAGTCAATTTTTCTAACAGAGGCAGGTGAACTCTCTTAATTGGTATGCCAGGGGAAAATATAAACATGTCAAATGAATAACCATCAGGTAATACACTGTGTTGGATGACATTCATTTTCTCCTCTGCCAACTGCCTTTAAGATATGCTCAGTAACAAAGCAGGACACATTTTCTTTGTCTACATGGGGGGAAGATTAGCTCATTTAAGAGACATACTAGGAACAGATGGCAGCTTAAAGGGAACATTGTAGTCCAAAGTGCACCAATTCTCAACAATTCTTAGACAAATATTATTAATAGAGAAGTCTAAGCTATAAGAAACAATAGCTGTGTTGGTAGAAGATTTATTTTCCCTTCACATATGTCAATCAAAAGTCTCTTCATTCATTTTAAAGTATCATGGAAATGCATGCAGTGAATCTCTCTGTTGTAGTCAGCCAAATTAAATAGTGTTTTTATTTTGCAAGGACTTAATAAACTGAGAAGTTTTATTAGGCTATGACCTCCATCTGAATTGTACATATTTCCCCAGAATATTGATGcatgggaaaaattccattaatttGATCCCATAGATCTTCCTAACCAAACAACAACTTCCAATACTAAAAACCATTCCTTATCTACAAAAGCTCCACCTTGTAGAAAGAA is from Tenrec ecaudatus isolate mTenEca1 chromosome 2, mTenEca1.hap1, whole genome shotgun sequence and encodes:
- the LOC142439832 gene encoding PDZ domain-containing protein GIPC1 yields the protein MPLGLGRRKKAPPLVENEEAEPGRGGLGVGEPGLLGGAGGGGPQMGLPPPPPALRPRLVFHTQLAHGSPTGRIEGFTNVKELYGKIAEAFRLPAAEVMFCTLNTHKVDMDKLLGGQIGLEDFIFAHVKGQRKEVEVFKSEEALGLTITDNGAGYAFIKRIKEGSVIDHMQLISVGDMIEAINGQSLLGCRHYEVARLLKELPRGRTFTLKLTEPRKAFDMISQRSGGGRPGSGPSVGTGRGTLRLRSRGPATVEDLPSAFEEKAIEKVDDLLESYMGIRDTELAATMVELGKDKKNPDELAEALDERLGDFAFPDEFVFDVWGAIGDAKVGRY